The Solibacillus sp. FSL R7-0682 genome includes a window with the following:
- the spoVAC gene encoding stage V sporulation protein AC has product MNEQQYNKLKEQLTPQTPYGLNILKAFVVGGIICCVGQAISFFFMIFFDFTEQTVGNPTVATMVFIAMLLTGFGQYKKLGQFAGAGSAVPVTGFGNAVISAAIEHKSEGFVLGVGGNMFKLAGSVILFGVVSAFFVALIKLILVSVGVASW; this is encoded by the coding sequence ATGAATGAACAACAATATAACAAGTTAAAGGAACAGTTAACTCCCCAAACGCCCTATGGATTAAATATTCTGAAGGCCTTTGTTGTAGGGGGAATTATTTGTTGTGTAGGACAAGCAATTTCATTCTTTTTCATGATCTTTTTTGATTTTACAGAGCAGACGGTTGGCAACCCAACTGTGGCAACAATGGTTTTCATTGCAATGCTGTTAACGGGCTTCGGACAGTATAAAAAACTTGGTCAATTTGCAGGGGCAGGTAGTGCTGTTCCTGTTACTGGTTTTGGTAATGCAGTAATATCTGCAGCGATAGAGCACAAATCCGAAGGCTTTGTTTTAGGGGTTGGCGGTAATATGTTTAAGCTTGCAGGCTCTGTTATTTTGTTTGGCGTCGTTTCTGCATTTTTTGTCGCATTGATTAAGCTAATATTAGTATCGGTAGGTGTAGCGTCATGGTGA
- a CDS encoding YhcN/YlaJ family sporulation lipoprotein, which produces MQKGIWFVCLMLLLVGCNDREKVTIYPSTSTDDEQQAQEIKRLIEKSDQVEEANVVFMHNELFVALQLKPLKKWNKQKIENQWKEKLESQYTNQTVHVSTDFKLFWESSKLMEEKDTEKVLDKIQQLKKLAKEET; this is translated from the coding sequence GTGCAAAAGGGAATATGGTTTGTTTGTTTAATGCTTTTATTAGTGGGGTGTAATGATCGAGAAAAAGTAACGATTTACCCGTCTACGTCTACTGATGATGAACAGCAAGCACAGGAAATTAAACGGCTCATAGAAAAATCAGATCAAGTTGAAGAAGCCAATGTTGTATTTATGCATAATGAGTTATTTGTTGCATTACAATTGAAACCACTGAAAAAATGGAATAAGCAAAAAATTGAAAATCAGTGGAAGGAAAAGCTTGAATCACAGTATACAAATCAAACCGTCCATGTTTCGACAGACTTTAAATTATTTTGGGAGTCATCGAAGTTAATGGAGGAAAAGGATACTGAAAAAGTACTCGATAAAATACAACAATTGAAAAAGCTTGCCAAGGAGGAAACATAG
- a CDS encoding CotY/CotZ family spore coat protein has product MGCGKGNDVGGQSSSRGCVCEVVRSILEIQNAAVQDECSSCTTNCFLEPLGGIVSPSRSSADTRVFTLLTKNGSPFFATFSTSDNNCEPCISIYFRVEDVFDGCCATLRVLVPLDESGDIVDLLNDDGTKVSLREVCKVTQFAASDSCITVDLDCFCAVQCIDDVDLGICN; this is encoded by the coding sequence ATGGGTTGTGGAAAAGGAAACGATGTAGGAGGTCAATCTTCAAGCCGTGGCTGTGTATGTGAAGTCGTACGTTCAATTTTAGAAATTCAAAACGCTGCTGTTCAGGATGAATGTTCTAGCTGTACAACAAACTGTTTCTTAGAGCCACTAGGGGGTATTGTAAGTCCTTCACGTTCTTCTGCTGATACACGTGTTTTCACATTACTAACAAAAAATGGATCTCCATTCTTTGCAACATTTAGTACAAGCGACAATAACTGTGAACCATGTATTTCGATTTATTTCCGCGTAGAAGATGTATTTGATGGCTGTTGTGCAACGTTACGTGTACTTGTTCCTTTAGATGAAAGTGGCGATATTGTTGATTTATTAAATGATGACGGAACAAAAGTATCATTAAGGGAAGTATGTAAAGTAACACAATTCGCTGCATCTGATAGCTGTATCACAGTAGACCTAGATTGCTTCTGTGCTGTTCAATGTATCGACGACGTGGATCTTGGAATTTG